A section of the Lepus europaeus isolate LE1 chromosome 19, mLepTim1.pri, whole genome shotgun sequence genome encodes:
- the LOC133748712 gene encoding vomeronasal type-1 receptor 4-like — MITEDLTTGMIFLFQTVSGTLGNLSLLSHYLYLYLTGCKFRSTDLIIKHLTVANCLVILSKGVPQTMTALGMKHFLSDTGCKLVFYVHRVSTDVSTGTTCLLSISQAITISPRNTRWAELKAKAPKYIGSCNILCWMLNLILNATVPVYMTGKSNDNNTTKKTDYGYCYSVNPGKVTESLYVALIFFRNILFVGFMLWASSFMIFTLYRHKQQVQYIHRTNVTSKSSPESRATHSILVLVSTFVSLSTLSSILHSCLTVLSNRSVWLVNTSALVAGSFPAVSPYILMSHDSRVPRLCCAHKRNT; from the coding sequence ATGATCACCGAAGATTTGACAACAGGGATGATCTTCTTATTTCAAACTGTCTCTGGAACCCTGGggaatctctctcttctttctcattatctctatctctacctcacaGGATGCAAGTTTAGGTCCACAGATTTGATCATCAAACACCTGACTGTAGCCAACTGCTTAGTCATTCTCTCAAAAGGAGTCCCCCAAACCATGACAGCTTTGGGCATGAAGCATTTCCTCAGTGATACTGGGTGCAAGCTTGTGTTCTATGTGCATAGAGTGAGCACAGATGTGTCCACTGGCACCACCTGCCTGTTGAGtatctcccaggccatcaccatcaGTCCCAGGAACACCAGATGGGCAGAGCTTAAAGCAAAAGCTCCCAAGTACATTGGGTCCTGCAATATCCTCTGCTGGATGCTGAACCTGATACTAAATGCCACAGTGCCTGTGTATATGACTGGGAAAAGTAATGACAATAATACTACAAAGAAAACTGATTATGGTTATTGCTATTCTGTGAATCCTGGCAAAGTCACAGAGTCCCTGTATGTAGCCCTGATATTTTTCCGAAATATTCTCTTTGTGGGCTTCATGTTGTGGGCCAGCAGTTTCATGATTTTCACCCTGTACAGGCACAAGCAGCAGGTCCAATACATCCATAGGACCAACGTCACCTCCAAGTCCTCCCCAGAGTCCAGAGCCACCCACAGCATCCTCGTCCTGGTGAGCACCTTTGTGTCTTTGAGCACTCTCTCCTCCATCCTTCACAGTTGCTTGACTGTTTTAAGCAATCGCAGCGTGTGGCTGGTGAACACCTCTGCACTAGTTGCTGGGAGTTTCCCAGCTGTGAGCCCCTACATTCTCATGAGCCATGACTCCAGAGTGCCCAGGCTCTGCTGTGCCCACAAAAGAAATACATAG